One window of the Streptomyces sp. NBC_00259 genome contains the following:
- a CDS encoding sugar phosphate isomerase/epimerase family protein — protein sequence MLKTAAQEQLLPGDTLQEKWEFAQAAGYDAIELRAKGDFHFRGRLPELRQALKDGVVMPTVCVEMLHFFGAFDVELRRDAIAQMKSQLSVIGELGGLGAQTPASYGMFSRRLPPFEPPRSEAEDRDVLLAGLAELGEHARAEGVTLYLEPLNRYEDHMVNRLEQAAELIRTVGSDGVRIGIDSYHMNIEESDPAASILAHADVIGHAQVSDSNRFQPGAGHLDWPAWLGALKTIGYDGYLAAECRLTGDPVEAVRSVPGFLRRSGA from the coding sequence GTGCTCAAGACCGCCGCCCAGGAACAGCTGCTGCCGGGCGACACGCTCCAGGAGAAATGGGAGTTCGCGCAGGCAGCCGGCTATGACGCGATCGAGCTGCGCGCCAAGGGCGACTTCCACTTCCGGGGACGCCTGCCCGAGCTGCGGCAGGCGCTCAAGGACGGCGTCGTCATGCCGACCGTCTGCGTCGAGATGCTCCACTTCTTCGGCGCCTTCGACGTGGAGCTGCGCCGGGACGCGATCGCCCAGATGAAGTCCCAGCTCTCCGTCATCGGGGAACTCGGCGGCCTCGGGGCCCAGACCCCGGCGTCGTACGGGATGTTCTCGCGCCGGCTGCCTCCCTTCGAGCCGCCGCGCAGCGAGGCGGAGGACCGCGACGTCCTGCTGGCCGGCCTCGCCGAGCTGGGCGAGCACGCCCGGGCCGAGGGCGTCACCCTCTACCTGGAGCCGCTCAACCGCTACGAGGACCACATGGTCAACCGGCTGGAGCAGGCGGCGGAACTGATCCGTACCGTCGGCTCCGACGGCGTGCGGATCGGCATCGACAGCTACCACATGAACATCGAGGAGTCCGATCCGGCCGCGTCGATCCTCGCCCACGCGGACGTCATCGGCCACGCCCAGGTCTCGGACTCCAACCGCTTCCAGCCGGGCGCGGGCCACCTCGACTGGCCCGCCTGGCTCGGGGCGCTGAAGACCATCGGCTACGACGGCTACCTCGCCGCCGAATGCCGGCTGACCGGCGACCCGGTCGAGGCCGTGCGCTCCGTCCCCGGCTTCCTTCGGCGGTCCGGCGCATGA
- a CDS encoding zinc-dependent alcohol dehydrogenase yields the protein MERVVQFTGPRQVEVAEHASAPLPPGHLRVRTRYSGISAGTELTAYRGTNPYLTRTWDPEARLFRDGAAGIEYPVAGWGYSEVGEVTEVSPELVGTPGMPEPGDLVWGIWGHRSEGIVPAERMAGHTLPAGLAPLAGAFARVGAIAYNAVLAADIHVGEDVAVFGQGVIGLLTTRLAQLNGARVTAVDALDVRLESAKAYGAQYTLNARTDAVAERVREATGGLGADVAVEISGAYPALHEALRSVAVGGRVVASGFYQGDGAGLRLGDEFHHNRVQLICSQIGGVPPQLAGRWTVERLQRTFLRLVAEGQVDVEALVSHVVPVADAADAYVLLDERPADALQVVLEF from the coding sequence GTGGAACGTGTCGTCCAATTCACCGGCCCCCGCCAGGTCGAGGTCGCGGAGCACGCCTCCGCCCCGCTGCCGCCCGGACACCTGCGGGTGCGCACCCGCTACTCGGGCATCTCCGCCGGCACCGAGCTGACGGCCTACCGCGGCACCAACCCGTATCTGACCCGCACCTGGGACCCCGAGGCCCGGCTGTTCCGCGACGGCGCCGCCGGCATCGAGTACCCGGTCGCGGGCTGGGGCTACTCCGAGGTCGGCGAGGTCACCGAGGTCTCCCCCGAGCTCGTCGGCACTCCCGGCATGCCGGAGCCGGGCGACCTCGTGTGGGGCATCTGGGGCCACCGCAGCGAGGGCATCGTCCCCGCCGAGCGCATGGCCGGACACACCCTGCCCGCCGGGCTCGCGCCGCTCGCCGGTGCCTTCGCCCGCGTCGGCGCGATCGCCTACAACGCCGTCCTCGCCGCCGACATCCACGTCGGAGAGGACGTCGCCGTCTTCGGCCAGGGCGTCATCGGACTCCTCACCACCCGCCTCGCCCAGCTGAACGGCGCCCGCGTCACGGCCGTGGACGCCCTCGACGTACGGCTGGAGAGCGCCAAGGCGTACGGCGCGCAGTACACGCTCAACGCCCGCACCGACGCGGTCGCCGAACGCGTCCGCGAGGCCACCGGCGGACTGGGCGCTGACGTCGCCGTCGAGATCAGCGGCGCCTACCCCGCCCTGCACGAGGCCCTGCGCTCGGTCGCCGTCGGCGGCCGCGTCGTCGCCTCCGGCTTCTACCAGGGGGACGGCGCCGGGCTGCGTCTCGGCGACGAGTTCCACCACAACCGGGTGCAGCTGATCTGCTCGCAGATCGGCGGGGTGCCGCCGCAGCTCGCCGGGCGCTGGACGGTCGAGCGCCTCCAGCGGACGTTCCTGCGGCTGGTCGCCGAAGGCCAGGTCGACGTGGAGGCTCTGGTCAGCCATGTCGTCCCGGTCGCGGACGCGGCCGACGCGTACGTCCTGCTGGACGAGCGCCCCGCCGACGCGCTCCAGGTCGTCCTGGAGTTCTGA
- a CDS encoding ABC transporter substrate-binding protein: protein MRKRTRWSKATPRRSKVIAAGLAAALGMGVLAGCSGGGNGPGKPDKRITVWSQENLTPRVAATEKIIGRFEKETGIQVDLVGVDEGQMPQLIMSAAAAGKLPDVIGAVPMGQTWQMYGNGLLNTDVPEAIVDELGPGTFNANALGLTADGATQLAVPSDAWLQLLVYRKDLLQQAGLKTPDTYDALLAAAKGLDTKGRDGIAAATDPSDVFTHQSFENIALANDCQLTDDKGTVKLDSPQCATAFEAYDTLARGHGAPGTQTVDSTRATYFAGKSSMIVWSSFLLDELAGLRKDALPSCAECKKDPGFLAANSGIVTALKGPDSAKPAQLGEVTSWVTTRTAETDASRKFIEYMMGAGYEDWFGMAPEGKIPVRKGTAEQPERYLDAWRHSEMGVDTLRPMNEVFSDRLLDQLADGVSNMQRWGITQGEGALVGAMNGELPVPKAIGAMTSGQTSPDEAAHEANEEVAALQKSLQ, encoded by the coding sequence ATGCGCAAGAGGACCCGGTGGTCGAAGGCGACCCCCCGACGGTCGAAGGTGATCGCAGCCGGTCTCGCGGCGGCACTGGGCATGGGAGTGCTCGCCGGCTGCTCCGGCGGCGGAAACGGCCCTGGTAAACCCGACAAGCGGATCACCGTGTGGTCCCAGGAGAACCTGACCCCGCGCGTGGCGGCCACCGAGAAGATCATCGGACGCTTCGAGAAGGAGACCGGCATCCAGGTCGATCTCGTGGGCGTCGACGAGGGCCAGATGCCCCAGCTGATCATGTCGGCCGCCGCCGCCGGGAAGCTCCCCGACGTCATCGGCGCCGTACCGATGGGCCAGACCTGGCAGATGTACGGCAACGGGCTGCTCAACACCGACGTCCCCGAGGCGATCGTCGACGAACTCGGCCCGGGGACCTTCAACGCCAACGCGCTCGGCCTGACCGCCGACGGCGCCACCCAGCTCGCCGTCCCCTCCGACGCCTGGCTGCAGCTCCTCGTCTACCGCAAGGACCTGCTCCAGCAGGCCGGGCTGAAGACGCCCGACACCTACGACGCACTCCTCGCCGCGGCGAAGGGACTCGACACCAAGGGACGGGACGGCATCGCGGCCGCCACCGACCCCAGTGACGTCTTCACCCACCAGAGCTTCGAGAACATCGCGCTCGCCAACGACTGCCAGCTCACCGACGACAAGGGGACGGTGAAACTCGACTCGCCGCAGTGCGCCACCGCGTTCGAGGCGTACGACACCCTCGCCCGCGGCCACGGCGCACCCGGCACCCAGACCGTCGACTCCACCCGCGCCACCTACTTCGCCGGCAAGTCCTCGATGATCGTCTGGTCGTCCTTCCTCCTCGACGAACTCGCCGGGCTGCGCAAGGACGCCCTGCCCAGCTGCGCCGAGTGCAAGAAGGACCCCGGCTTCCTCGCCGCCAACAGCGGCATCGTCACCGCCCTCAAGGGACCCGACTCCGCGAAGCCGGCCCAGCTCGGCGAGGTCACCTCCTGGGTGACGACCAGGACCGCCGAGACGGACGCCTCGCGGAAGTTCATCGAGTACATGATGGGCGCCGGGTACGAGGACTGGTTCGGCATGGCACCCGAAGGCAAGATCCCCGTGCGCAAGGGAACCGCCGAACAGCCGGAGAGGTACCTGGACGCCTGGCGGCACAGCGAGATGGGCGTCGACACCCTTCGCCCCATGAACGAGGTCTTCTCCGACCGGCTCCTCGACCAGCTCGCCGACGGCGTCAGCAACATGCAGCGCTGGGGGATCACCCAGGGCGAGGGCGCCCTCGTCGGCGCGATGAACGGCGAACTGCCCGTCCCCAAGGCCATCGGTGCCATGACCAGCGGCCAGACCTCCCCGGACGAGGCCGCCCACGAGGCGAACGAGGAAGTCGCCGCCCTGCAGAAGTCCCTCCAGTAG
- a CDS encoding carbohydrate ABC transporter permease yields MTTAQRGATERRPTDGGPTNAGPKIPRKARRPLTATRPLTAARRENRAGLAFVSPTFLVVLVVVVLPILWTVLLAFQDAKLVDIQGMGLFGNWTLDNFQQVFGSAGFWSSLSTTVIYTVGATVGSLLLGLVAALALRTPFRGRGLLRGAMLLPYVAPVVAVAFVWEVALSPQYGIVNEWGRSLFGWDDPIAFLSTREYEIGLFGLHFDIPLSLLTVIAFEIWRYFPFAFLFLLARLQAVPDVLEEAAKVDGATPLQRFRHILMPQLMPVMALLCVLRFIMTFNKFDDVYLLTGGGSGTDVAAVRVYDFLTARYDVGAASAQALVLAGVLVVLLGLYFKFFGKKMQEEQS; encoded by the coding sequence ATGACCACAGCTCAGCGCGGCGCGACGGAGCGCCGCCCCACGGACGGCGGCCCCACGAACGCCGGCCCCAAGATCCCCCGCAAGGCCCGGCGCCCGCTCACCGCCACGCGCCCGCTCACCGCCGCCCGGCGCGAGAACCGCGCGGGACTCGCCTTCGTCTCGCCCACCTTCCTGGTGGTGCTCGTCGTGGTCGTCCTGCCCATCCTGTGGACCGTGCTCCTCGCGTTCCAGGACGCCAAGCTCGTCGACATCCAGGGCATGGGCCTGTTCGGCAACTGGACGCTCGACAACTTCCAGCAGGTCTTCGGCTCCGCCGGATTCTGGAGCAGCCTCTCCACGACCGTCATCTACACCGTCGGTGCCACCGTCGGATCGCTCCTGCTCGGCCTCGTCGCCGCACTCGCGCTCCGCACCCCCTTCCGAGGCCGCGGACTGCTGCGCGGCGCGATGCTCCTGCCGTACGTCGCCCCGGTCGTCGCCGTCGCGTTCGTCTGGGAGGTCGCGCTCAGCCCCCAGTACGGCATCGTCAACGAGTGGGGCCGCTCGCTCTTCGGCTGGGACGACCCGATCGCGTTCCTGTCCACGCGCGAGTACGAGATCGGCCTGTTCGGGCTGCACTTCGACATCCCGCTGTCCCTGCTCACCGTCATCGCCTTCGAGATATGGCGCTACTTCCCCTTCGCGTTCCTCTTCCTCCTCGCCCGGCTCCAGGCCGTACCGGACGTACTCGAGGAAGCCGCCAAGGTCGACGGCGCCACGCCCCTGCAGCGTTTCCGCCACATCCTCATGCCGCAGCTCATGCCGGTCATGGCGCTGCTGTGCGTCCTGCGCTTCATCATGACGTTCAACAAGTTCGACGACGTCTACCTGCTCACCGGCGGCGGCTCCGGAACCGACGTCGCGGCCGTCCGGGTCTACGACTTCCTCACCGCCCGCTACGACGTCGGCGCCGCCTCGGCCCAGGCCCTCGTCCTCGCCGGCGTCCTCGTGGTCCTGCTGGGCCTCTACTTCAAGTTCTTCGGCAAGAAGATGCAGGAGGAGCAGTCGTGA
- a CDS encoding carbohydrate ABC transporter permease: protein MSRAQFEERLIRVLRWIVIAFLAAITIVPFYYMLLLSVKSIDALLLDPGSLWVSAKDFTLDTYRNVMTPAEDGGQGFTRLLLNSALVSLGTVVLTLAAAVPGAYAISRLRFFGGRQVSALFLAVYLFPATLLAVPLFVMFAKLGLSSSLAGLAIVYVAQTVPVSIYMLKNYLVTIPSSIEEAAALDGCSRLQTVRKVILPLATPSLMATGLYVFMIAWNEFLFALLFLAADPGKWTVSLGLAQLANGIEVSKTVLMAGSVVLTIPVVLLFFAAERLLTEGLTSGADKS, encoded by the coding sequence ATGAGCCGGGCGCAGTTCGAGGAACGGCTCATCCGTGTCCTGCGCTGGATCGTGATCGCGTTCCTCGCCGCGATCACGATCGTGCCCTTCTACTACATGCTGCTGCTGTCGGTGAAGTCCATCGACGCGCTGCTGCTCGACCCCGGGTCCCTGTGGGTCTCGGCGAAGGACTTCACGCTCGACACCTACCGCAATGTCATGACGCCCGCCGAGGACGGCGGACAGGGCTTCACACGGCTGCTGCTCAACTCCGCGCTCGTCTCCCTCGGCACGGTGGTGCTCACCCTCGCCGCCGCCGTCCCCGGCGCGTACGCCATCAGCCGCCTCAGGTTCTTCGGCGGCCGGCAGGTGAGCGCCCTCTTCCTGGCCGTCTACCTCTTCCCCGCCACGCTGCTCGCCGTCCCGCTCTTCGTGATGTTCGCGAAACTCGGTCTGTCCTCCAGCCTCGCCGGCCTCGCGATCGTCTACGTGGCGCAGACCGTGCCCGTGTCGATCTACATGCTGAAGAACTACCTCGTCACGATCCCCTCCTCGATCGAGGAGGCCGCCGCCCTCGACGGCTGCTCCCGCCTGCAGACCGTGCGCAAGGTGATCCTGCCGCTCGCGACCCCGTCGCTGATGGCCACCGGGCTGTACGTCTTCATGATCGCCTGGAACGAGTTCCTCTTCGCGCTGCTCTTCCTCGCCGCCGACCCCGGCAAGTGGACCGTCTCCCTGGGCCTCGCACAGCTCGCCAACGGCATCGAGGTTTCCAAGACCGTTCTGATGGCCGGGTCCGTGGTCCTGACGATCCCCGTGGTACTTCTGTTCTTCGCCGCCGAACGCCTCCTCACCGAGGGACTGACCAGCGGCGCGGACAAGAGCTGA
- a CDS encoding ROK family transcriptional regulator: protein MPGNQASAGHLLRLIRSGEATTRGDLQRATGLSRSTVGHRLDQLFGAGWLRDAAGTSTGGRPSARIEFDPKHAVVLAVDLETRHARAAVLDLTGTVLAVRSGALLIGDGPVAVLGELARWFAPLLAEAGAGPTDVCGIGLSVPGPVDFGTGRVVQPPIMPGWDGFPIRETMQEAYEEHVGPSREPGPVPVLVDNDANLMAYAEHRAAHAGCSAFLLVKASTGIGAGVVVDGGIYRGIDGSAGDIGHIRLHDRPDALCMCGSYGCLAAVASGRALAAQLSELGVPTTSGSDVRRLLAEGQPDAVRLAREAGQLIGEVLATVVTLLNPGVLVLTGDLAGTPFLTGVRELLYQRAMPRTTAHLDVVTGRLDDRAGLTGAAALVVEHLYAPDLADRRLAALNATADRRHGAPA, encoded by the coding sequence ATGCCGGGGAACCAGGCGAGCGCCGGACACCTGTTGCGGCTGATCCGCAGCGGCGAGGCGACCACACGAGGCGACCTCCAGCGCGCCACCGGTCTGTCACGGTCCACCGTCGGGCACCGACTGGACCAGCTGTTCGGGGCCGGCTGGCTGCGCGACGCCGCGGGCACCTCGACCGGCGGACGCCCGTCCGCCCGCATCGAGTTCGACCCGAAGCACGCCGTCGTACTCGCCGTCGACCTGGAGACCCGGCACGCCCGCGCGGCGGTCCTGGACCTCACCGGCACGGTGCTCGCCGTCCGCTCGGGAGCACTGCTGATCGGCGACGGGCCCGTGGCCGTCCTCGGCGAACTGGCCCGCTGGTTCGCGCCGCTGCTCGCCGAGGCGGGAGCCGGACCCACGGACGTGTGCGGCATCGGCCTGTCCGTCCCCGGACCCGTCGACTTCGGCACCGGACGTGTCGTCCAGCCGCCGATCATGCCCGGCTGGGACGGCTTCCCCATCCGCGAGACGATGCAGGAGGCGTACGAGGAACACGTCGGCCCCTCGCGGGAACCGGGCCCCGTGCCGGTGCTCGTCGACAACGACGCCAACCTGATGGCGTACGCGGAACACCGCGCCGCCCACGCGGGCTGCTCGGCCTTCCTCCTCGTCAAGGCGTCCACCGGCATCGGCGCCGGCGTCGTCGTCGACGGCGGGATCTACCGCGGCATCGACGGCAGCGCCGGCGACATCGGACACATCAGGCTGCACGACCGGCCCGACGCGCTGTGCATGTGCGGCTCCTACGGCTGCCTCGCCGCCGTCGCGAGCGGACGCGCCCTTGCGGCGCAACTGTCCGAACTCGGTGTCCCGACCACCTCCGGCTCCGACGTCCGCCGGCTCCTCGCCGAGGGACAGCCGGACGCGGTCCGCCTCGCACGCGAGGCCGGGCAGCTCATCGGCGAAGTGCTCGCCACCGTCGTCACGTTGCTCAACCCCGGCGTGCTGGTCCTCACCGGCGACCTGGCCGGGACCCCCTTCCTGACGGGCGTGCGCGAGCTCCTCTACCAGCGCGCCATGCCTCGTACCACCGCCCACCTCGACGTGGTGACGGGCAGACTCGACGACCGTGCGGGCCTGACGGGCGCCGCCGCCCTCGTCGTCGAACACCTCTACGCGCCCGACCTGGCCGACCGGCGCCTCGCCGCCCTCAACGCCACCGCCGATCGCAGACACGGAGCCCCCGCATGA
- a CDS encoding Gfo/Idh/MocA family protein, with amino-acid sequence MNTPWTLPPVKVGLIGAGPWARAMHARMLAAGPETELAAVWARRPEAAHETAAPYGVPVAASFDELLDRCEAVAFAVPPAVQAELAVQAAKAGRHLLLEKPLGPDVPSARRVADAVAEAGVVSQLVLTKRYHPVTREFLRKAAELEVTGARSCYLHGAFLGGDFATAWRLEHGALLDLGPHLLDLLDTAVGPIAAVHATGDPRRWIELTCEHENGSVSQASLSGTVNLPGARTRIELFGPERELVYDTAELDHEECWPILRNEFAHAVRAGRSTPIDAARGLRIQELLALASPAS; translated from the coding sequence ATGAACACCCCCTGGACGCTGCCCCCGGTGAAGGTCGGCCTGATAGGCGCCGGCCCCTGGGCCCGTGCCATGCACGCCCGGATGCTCGCCGCCGGGCCGGAGACCGAACTCGCCGCGGTGTGGGCGCGCCGCCCGGAGGCGGCACACGAGACCGCCGCGCCCTACGGAGTGCCGGTCGCCGCCTCGTTCGACGAACTCCTCGACCGCTGCGAGGCCGTCGCGTTCGCCGTGCCGCCCGCCGTACAGGCGGAGCTGGCCGTACAGGCCGCGAAGGCGGGCCGCCACCTGTTGCTGGAGAAGCCGCTCGGCCCGGACGTGCCCTCGGCACGGCGGGTGGCGGACGCGGTCGCCGAAGCCGGGGTCGTGTCCCAGCTCGTCCTCACCAAGCGCTACCACCCGGTGACCCGCGAGTTCCTGCGCAAGGCGGCCGAGCTGGAGGTCACCGGAGCACGGTCCTGCTACCTCCACGGAGCCTTCCTCGGCGGAGACTTCGCCACCGCTTGGCGCCTCGAACACGGTGCCCTGCTCGACCTCGGACCCCACCTCCTCGACCTCCTCGACACCGCGGTCGGCCCCATCGCCGCCGTCCACGCGACGGGGGACCCGCGCCGCTGGATCGAGCTCACCTGCGAGCACGAGAACGGCTCGGTCAGCCAGGCCTCCCTGTCCGGCACCGTGAACCTGCCGGGTGCCAGAACCCGCATCGAGCTCTTCGGCCCCGAGCGGGAACTCGTCTACGACACCGCCGAACTCGACCACGAGGAGTGCTGGCCCATCCTGCGCAACGAGTTCGCCCACGCCGTACGCGCCGGCAGGTCGACCCCGATCGACGCGGCACGCGGCCTGCGGATCCAGGAGCTGCTGGCCCTCGCGTCGCCCGCATCCTGA
- a CDS encoding AMP-binding protein yields the protein MAGTEARGTERGPGRPREERVTGAVLNAVVELVTEMNAGLASGATLVLLPRFDPRSALALMQRHAVTFFAGVPTMYWALLEAEAPDVDLPQIAGNLRMAGSGGSALPVEIHRRFAERFGVTILEGYGLSETSPVATFSQRGEKARPGSIGRPVWGVEVDLIAEDWTRVTGPDAVGEIVVRGHNVMKGYYNRPEATAGVMRNGWFRTGDLARRDADGWFHIVDRAKDLIIRGGFNVYPREIEEVLLTHPAVGMAAVIGVPDESHGEEVKACVVLAPGAELSAQELITWCRDEMAGYKYPRLVGFFDILPTNATGKILKRELRDTPGTVEPVVDAVVDAAVDAGR from the coding sequence ATGGCGGGTACTGAGGCGCGTGGGACGGAGCGGGGACCGGGGCGGCCGCGCGAGGAGCGGGTCACCGGGGCGGTCCTGAACGCCGTCGTCGAGCTGGTCACCGAGATGAACGCGGGCCTGGCCTCAGGGGCGACGCTGGTGCTGCTGCCGCGCTTCGACCCCCGGTCGGCCCTGGCCCTGATGCAGCGCCATGCCGTCACCTTCTTCGCGGGCGTCCCCACGATGTACTGGGCCCTGCTCGAAGCGGAAGCGCCCGACGTGGACCTGCCGCAGATCGCCGGGAATCTGCGGATGGCCGGCTCGGGAGGCTCGGCGCTCCCGGTCGAGATCCACCGCCGGTTCGCCGAGCGGTTCGGCGTCACCATTCTGGAGGGGTACGGCCTGTCCGAGACCAGCCCGGTGGCCACGTTCTCGCAGCGCGGCGAGAAGGCGCGCCCGGGGTCCATCGGGCGTCCGGTCTGGGGCGTGGAGGTGGACCTGATCGCCGAGGACTGGACCCGTGTCACCGGCCCCGACGCGGTCGGCGAGATCGTCGTCCGCGGACACAACGTGATGAAGGGCTACTACAACAGGCCCGAGGCGACCGCCGGGGTGATGCGCAACGGCTGGTTCCGCACCGGCGATCTGGCCCGCAGGGACGCCGACGGATGGTTCCACATCGTCGATCGCGCCAAGGACCTGATCATCCGTGGCGGCTTCAACGTCTACCCCCGGGAGATCGAGGAGGTACTGCTCACCCATCCCGCCGTGGGCATGGCCGCGGTCATCGGCGTGCCGGACGAGAGCCACGGCGAGGAGGTCAAGGCGTGCGTGGTGCTCGCCCCGGGTGCGGAGCTCTCCGCACAGGAGCTCATCACCTGGTGCAGGGACGAGATGGCGGGCTACAAGTACCCTCGCCTCGTCGGGTTCTTCGACATCCTGCCCACCAACGCCACGGGCAAGATCCTCAAGCGCGAGCTCCGGGACACGCCCGGGACCGTCGAACCGGTGGTTGATGCGGTGGTCGACGCGGCGGTCGACGCGGGGCGGTGA
- a CDS encoding tellurite resistance TerB family protein, which yields MAMWDRIKDQAKTLQQTQGARGSGGHGRPGSGSSGGSRAQLVNTLKSQLTSLKTELKSGAYRDASMAMCALVAAADGQVDPAERQHVESLILNNDVLQNFPPEQLRQRFNKHVDQLAFNFQQGKAEVMQEIAKAAKKPTEARAVVQTGFVVAGADGYVAPAEEQVLREACSVLGLSPQEFGL from the coding sequence GTGGCGATGTGGGATCGGATCAAGGACCAGGCGAAGACGCTGCAGCAGACGCAGGGGGCGCGGGGCTCCGGCGGACACGGACGGCCGGGTTCGGGGTCCTCCGGCGGATCACGGGCGCAGCTGGTGAATACGCTCAAGTCCCAGCTCACCTCCCTCAAGACCGAGCTGAAGAGCGGCGCCTACCGGGACGCCAGCATGGCGATGTGCGCCCTGGTCGCGGCCGCCGACGGACAGGTCGACCCGGCCGAGCGGCAGCACGTGGAGTCGCTGATCCTGAACAACGACGTCCTGCAGAACTTCCCGCCCGAGCAGCTGCGGCAGCGGTTCAACAAGCACGTCGACCAGCTGGCGTTCAACTTCCAGCAGGGCAAGGCCGAGGTCATGCAGGAGATCGCCAAGGCGGCGAAGAAGCCGACGGAGGCGAGGGCGGTCGTGCAGACGGGCTTCGTCGTCGCCGGCGCGGACGGGTATGTCGCACCGGCCGAGGAGCAGGTCCTGCGCGAGGCGTGCTCGGTGCTCGGGCTGTCCCCGCAGGAGTTCGGCCTCTGA
- a CDS encoding VOC family protein, with amino-acid sequence MASRLNPYISFSGDARQALEFYRSVLGGELRLSTFGEFGGPGGGTGQDDKIMHGMLETSSGFTLMGADTPPGMEFRPGTNFAVSLSGDDADELKGYWEKLSDGGNVAVPLEKQMWGDVFGMCTDKFGIAWMVNISEQQS; translated from the coding sequence GTGGCTTCTCGTCTCAACCCGTACATCAGCTTCTCCGGCGATGCCCGGCAGGCCCTGGAGTTCTACAGGAGTGTCCTCGGCGGCGAACTGCGCCTGAGCACGTTCGGCGAGTTCGGCGGCCCCGGTGGTGGCACCGGGCAGGACGACAAGATCATGCACGGCATGCTGGAGACCAGCAGTGGATTCACGCTGATGGGCGCCGACACCCCGCCCGGGATGGAGTTCAGGCCGGGGACCAACTTCGCGGTGAGCCTGAGCGGTGACGACGCCGACGAGCTGAAGGGCTACTGGGAGAAGCTGTCCGACGGCGGCAACGTGGCGGTTCCCCTCGAGAAGCAGATGTGGGGCGACGTGTTCGGCATGTGTACGGACAAGTTCGGCATCGCGTGGATGGTCAACATCAGCGAACAGCAGTCCTGA
- a CDS encoding PP2C family protein-serine/threonine phosphatase, translated as MTYSPESGSPHGHEDVPPVPQLTDEHLDRLEQGLRQAARVPGRAQELLNAVLEVSKELQLDAVLRRITDTACELVQARCGALGVLGDAERFSEVITSGFAAGGRSATGDGVPHGAGPLAALLDDRRPLHTRSHGGSGDPGDPAGAAGSTGSTGERLRTPTLLGVPIKVRDALYGNLYLAGKTTGESFTSEDEDLLVALAGAAGVAIENARLYQQVRQATEEFQRRLLPQMPDLDGMELQARYQPSTEAPRIGGDWYDLIHLPDRVPCLMLGDVMGHGIAAATVMSQISNMLRVIAFDEQEPPSRILHRLDSVLHELHGGPMATVIIARLEPEGTGRRLQWASAGHLPPLLIGPDRQARYPTAETGLPLGVDPDLPRYDHEEVMQPGTTVLLHTDGLVEHRTWPIDEGMQQAAAVAATLATEPLTELCDKLLTHREGFFHDDVAILAARLTP; from the coding sequence ATGACGTACTCCCCTGAGAGTGGAAGCCCGCACGGCCACGAGGACGTGCCGCCGGTCCCGCAGTTGACCGATGAGCATCTGGACCGCCTCGAACAGGGGCTGCGACAAGCCGCGCGGGTGCCCGGCCGGGCGCAGGAACTCCTGAACGCGGTCCTGGAGGTGAGCAAGGAACTCCAGCTGGACGCGGTCCTCCGCAGGATCACCGACACCGCCTGTGAGCTGGTACAGGCCCGGTGCGGCGCGCTCGGGGTACTGGGCGACGCGGAGCGGTTCAGCGAGGTGATCACGTCCGGGTTCGCGGCCGGGGGACGCTCCGCCACGGGGGACGGCGTCCCGCACGGGGCCGGGCCGCTGGCCGCCCTCCTCGACGACCGTCGCCCCCTGCACACGCGGAGCCACGGCGGCAGCGGCGACCCGGGCGACCCGGCCGGCGCCGCAGGAAGCACCGGAAGCACCGGGGAACGCCTGCGCACGCCCACACTGCTCGGCGTGCCCATCAAGGTGCGCGACGCGCTCTACGGCAACCTCTACCTGGCCGGGAAGACCACCGGCGAGTCGTTCACGAGCGAGGACGAGGACCTGCTGGTCGCACTGGCCGGCGCGGCCGGGGTCGCGATCGAGAACGCCCGCCTCTACCAGCAGGTACGTCAGGCCACGGAGGAGTTCCAGCGGCGTCTTCTGCCCCAGATGCCCGACCTGGACGGCATGGAACTCCAGGCCCGGTACCAGCCGTCCACCGAGGCCCCGCGGATCGGCGGCGACTGGTACGACCTGATCCACCTGCCCGATCGGGTGCCCTGCCTGATGCTCGGTGACGTCATGGGTCACGGCATCGCCGCCGCCACCGTCATGAGCCAGATCAGCAACATGCTCCGGGTCATCGCCTTCGACGAACAGGAGCCGCCCAGCCGCATCCTGCACCGCCTGGACAGCGTTCTGCACGAACTCCACGGCGGCCCCATGGCGACCGTCATCATCGCCCGCCTCGAACCCGAGGGCACCGGCCGCCGGCTGCAATGGGCGAGCGCCGGCCACCTGCCTCCCCTGCTCATCGGCCCCGACCGCCAGGCGCGCTATCCCACCGCAGAAACCGGTCTCCCCCTGGGCGTGGACCCGGACCTGCCCCGCTACGACCACGAGGAGGTCATGCAACCGGGAACCACCGTGCTGCTGCACACCGACGGGCTGGTCGAACACCGGACGTGGCCCATCGACGAGGGCATGCAGCAGGCCGCCGCCGTCGCCGCCACGCTCGCCACCGAACCCCTCACGGAACTCTGCGACAAGCTCCTGACGCACCGCGAAGGCTTCTTTCACGACGACGTCGCCATCCTCGCCGCCCGGCTGACGCCCTGA